The nucleotide window cacctccccttgaatatgatgagtcagtgcatccatcaccacggcaaataggaatgggctgagcgcagacccttgtgCAACCTCGTACTAACTGGAAAGTGtttagagtcgcctcctactgtcctaacccgagtcttagctccagcatacatgtctttaatcaccctaatatagtcaaccgggacccctttatcctctaagcagctccataaaacctccctaggaaccctatcgtaagctttctccagatcaataaacaccatgtggagatccttttTCCTATCCCTGTACTATTCCACCATcatcctaataaggtggatagcttctgtggtagatcgccccggcatgaacccgaactggttgtctgaaatagacaccgtccttcgcactctcatttctaccactctctctcaaactttcatggtatgactaagtaatttgatgcccctatagttgttacaactctggacatcacctttgttcttatacaacggaaccattgtactccacctccacttttcaggcatcctattagtcttgaatataacactaagcAATCCAGTAagtcattccaagcctgctctacccacacacctccaaagttcaaccggaatttcgtctggcccggtagctctgcctcttctcatcttacgcattgcctctaTGACTTCATCGATCTTAATGTCcttacaattacttaattcatggggattgtcggcattcctcaattccccaagtataatCTCCTGATCCctttcttcacttagaagtttatgaaagtaggtctgccacctcatcttaatctggtcatctcccatcaaaactttgtcgtcctcatcttttatgcacctcacttggtccagatcccgagttgtcctctctctcgccttagcgagtcggaataacttcttctccccgcctttgttccttagttcctcgtatagacgagcaaaagctgtcgcCTTAGCCTCTGTCACTGCcatctttgcctccttcctagctcCCTTATACATTTCCCTGTTcactctcttctcctcctcgtcagtgctccatactaaccgcaggtaagccgccttctttgcttccactttaccttggacaactgcattccaccaccaatatcctttgtggccaccattgtggcccgtagatatccctaacacctctctcaccgcctttcttatacagtccgccgtcgtcgaccatattgtgtttgcgtccccactacttctccaagctcccattgccgataaccttccttccaactccttagctttatccttagtcaaggcgccccacctaatcttGGGGCGTCCTTGTATTGACCTCTTCctcctccttatcctaatacaaatatccatcaccaaaagcctatgctgtgttgagagggtctcacctgggataaccttacagtcctcgcacaaccttctgtcgtatctcctgaggaggagatagtcaatctgagtttACGCCatcgaactttggtaagtaaccaaatgttcatcccgcttcgtaaaacttgagtttgcaatgactagatcgaaagccttggcaaagtccaacagggaaatgccccctccgttccgctccccgaaaccaaagccgccatgcacctcagtgtacccacctgcagatgacccaatatgaccattgaaatctcctcctatgaataacctctccgaaggcggtatactacgaacaatctcatccaacccctcccaaaagcgcctcttaatattctcatccaagcctgcttgcggtgcgtacgcgctaacgacattcAAAGTATCATCgcccaccaccaacttaatagttagtagtctatcattcactcgcctgacctctaccacggactctctaagatggctatctaccaggatacccactccattcttacccctcaggacaccagagtaccacaacttatacccatccacgtttttcgccctcgatccgacccacctagtctcctggacacacgctatattaatcttcctcttctgaaggattttcgccaactctatggatttactcgttagtgaacctatgttccatgacccgattctcaacctataggctcccttgccccctctacctcccctgctacCCGACCCACCCCCTAACCCCAgccccacactctgccccacccgaggacatgcccttattctatcatcccagactgcagcCACTACACCTACAACAATCTAGAGAAGACTCACTAATGCACAATGGACAACGAATCAAAATAGAAGGAAACAAGTGGTAACTAGTATCCTAGTTGAAAGGTTTAACTATTGCGAAGTAAAGTAAcagtaatttagctaacaccaaaatggaaacagtaaaacaggaggtaccaactcctGTTAACAAAACATGTGGCTGATTTGCTGTACTCGATGTAGTTGTACGCTCACGCACCACTTCCTACCGCTCTTTGTTGACACTCGCccaggttgctctcctttgccagtgctcgtgcgcccaacttgtctccaatacttcgagaattcctgaaaacacagaaaataccacgacccaaaaactAGAAGGAGCTAACACCTCTACCACTGGTATAGTCCCAACAATATAAAATGtacaaagaaaggagaagaagaaaacgagaatatAAGGGGGTGGGGGCAGTTTTGGGATGCAAAAAGGGTGGGGCAAGAAGATCTGATACTATTATATAGTTATAGTATTATATATCATATAATACTAATCATTCAAATCGAACAGATAAAGAGTCATGCAAATGAATTGAAGCTTCGATTttgcaaaaaacaaaaataccaaacaatcccaaaaccaaaATAACTAATCGAACAGAAGAAGAACTGAATCAAATTGAAACTGTTTCGACCAACCTATTTGTAAAATAAACGGAATAAATTGGAAACTCAGTGGAAATGCAAAAGGGAAAAATCGTCCTAATTCTCCCAGCAACTAAACATAGAGTACAACAAGTGAAAAGATTGAAATATGAAAAAATGGTTATAGAAATTGAGGAACTTACCGAGAAAGTCGAGCATCTTTAGTCTTAACCAAGGATTGATAGAGATTAAGAAAGTGAATCTGGCGATCCGAATAATTTAATTGTATAGGGATAAATCTGAGAGCGATCTCTCAGAATATCAAAATGAGCGTATAGTGTTCACTCAAAAGGCCAAAAAGTCACAAAGTCACAACAGTTTAGAGTGAAAATCAAGCGAAGAACATAGACTCGGAAATAAAATTGAAAGAGGATTGAAAGAAAGTTTCtgtaaaaatagtttaatttttaCCAATGTCGTCAAAAAAAAGGCAAGCGGGAAGAATGCTGAATCAATCAAAAACTTTAATATTAGgtgcaaaaaaaaatattgaactCCAATAAGAACAAAGATTCAAGAGAGAATAAGAGTTAGAAACCTAAACCATAAGTCCTGAACTGAAGACTGAAAATGCTTACAAGGTCTATTCGAGTATTAATTACTTCTGGCTGGAGATATGCTCGGAAACGTGAAGTCAGCTCGGAGATTCGTCGGGTTTCCACCGGAACACCGACCGAGGTAGAGAGTGAGAGGAAGTACTTTTCCGGCGACGGCGACGGAGACACGGAGAGAGTCGACGTGGAGGTGGAGATTGGTCGGTTGGAGTCGCGGTCTGCCGAAGAGCTTCGAACAGTGGCAAACTGGTGATTTCGTTCGGCTGGAGTTATCTCAATCTGGGACTCGTATTACTCCCTTAGTTAGCATAAGATACGAACAAAAAATATgttcaactctctctctctcttacaaCTAAAACTCTCTATTCTCTTttatgtgctacttgctactatttTAAGctagtcggctgcaagccaaggctaactactgCGCCTCTCCTATTTCTGCTTTGTGTTTTTGCTTTCTTCACttcactggtatgttctaattcagATTTTAGTCCTCAAACCAACATATTTCTGATATggtcttatttactatttttgttgTTCAACATGTAATTAGGATCCTGAATTCCCTCTACATGTTAAGTTATGCTTTACTTGTCAATGACCAGCATGTTTCTATACTTAGTACATGTTTCTTCTATGAATCCCCATGATTGGTATGTTAGTTTGATCATGGTCTTAGTTGTTTGGTGTTGATATGTTAATCTAATCCAATACCCTACTGTCCCCCTAATCCTCTGAACATGTATGAGTTTCTGATTGTGTGCTCGTATATGTTCCTGCCCGCTACATGTTTGCCCTCACATGCTCCATATTTATCCCTCCAATCCCATTCTTTTGCTTGTATTTGCTGGACTATTCTTGGTCCTTGGTGTGATGCTGACTTTGTTTTGGTTCTGAGATTGGTATGCAtgctccttcaaattattttcatcAGTTAAACTTTGTCATAAAACTATTCCAATTAAGTTTCTCTTTTCAAAATTGTTTCTTACTTACCctttttcaaaactgttttcttACTTAAACTCTTCAAAACTATGTcgagcactctcactctactcttagaccactaagttATACCACCTTTTGTGTGAGcattgccttgggacccttgatcTCCCTCTGAACTTTAACACACAAAAGTTGGtctttccacactacacttactctatcttggctataaaatctgggtgtgagcactgtccaggagcccttgaggtccttagggaactctgacacacccggatTATAAGAAAGGTTGTGAAACAATACTTGGCAGTGAGGACATGGAGACTTGGGCCTATTATGTAGGCTCCCTAtaagtaacttcttattttttctttattctcaaTTGTGTAATTCCTATTCAAAGgcctgtaataattatttgtaaacgaCTCTGGGGTTGgatagtgaaaaggggtgggtaatATGCATGCTGTAGTATAATccagggtagaaatcatgttcctGGGTTTACTTTCTCTGTGCGCAATAGCAGCCATGTTTAGGTACAACATGCCAAGCATGTcgtgcattagatatcatgctatttaggatttatatgtcctttttcaacatcgcatccacacttagaaatcctgtctatagggtagataataacaataaaataagctgCTATTATGTAATTCTGCCCATGTAAATATGTTCTGAAAtttcacttagaaatcctgctttaggtaaacaacatcaaaactgtCACTCCAACCCATTTTGAAGCTGTGCATAATTtgatgtgcatttagaaatcttgTTTAAGTTATTATGCAATATGCTGCATTAGACATCATGTTATAGGATCGCACTTATTCAATTACACTAGTCTAAATACAGATGTATAAACAGTCCTCCTGTTCTAAACAAAGTGGTAATTAGTCTATGAATGTTTGCAACATTTAGAATTGCATGCTACTAGATATAACAACATAGGATTATTAACAAATCTGAATAACTGCTACATATTAttttatgcctaggcaagccttaggtaatcaactttaaaataaaatcagaaacgTCTTTGTATTTAGTGTTTAACTGTCAACAtgttaaaattagtaggcaagcctgattaggacttcctctctgagttatgtaataaatctgactctgctgttatcacttagatgTCACGCTTAGGATCTGAATTTAGATCTTAGTTATGTATGTGTCATGTTGTTTATGTGTACTATGTGTGGAGGTATATCTAAGCCTTTTatttgtcttccatgctcccTTTTAATTGAAGTTTTATCTGTTTATTATGTGTCGCTTTAGTGttttacctttaaacttgagggtctgtCTAGAACCCCTTTTTTATAGGATAAGAGTCATAAATTCCTCCGGAACTGATAGGAAGAGATGGGTAAcggcatgcaataggggtcgagaccaacccttgCTTTAATTACTTTcatggggtgggaaagggtagatacgaatatgatgaccggtgcgttaatacaacgtgtagcccctctttgatgAGTGTCATACCGGAtattgcattgaggtgatccatattataaacaaacctaggatacCCCTTTACATTCACAAATATGCTTAGAgtgtaattcttttcaaatctAGCTTTTCATTAACTATTTTTCGAACATCTGTGtgcttaaacttaaatcccctattattagagccatacttgtttatttgctaaattgtaCAAATCCACAAAAGCTGTTTGGCCAGGAACCATACTGGTGGATCCTGAGaggtgcctaacatcttccccaTAGGATAATTTCAAACCATTACCCTGTCTCTCATTACCAAacatagttataaatgaaccctctaggtgccctaacgcactttaaatcgttaggtggcggttcttcaaaatgcaaacccatttcccaaaaggaaagagttatctcaaccaaaatgtcataaacccgatttcgcgagaaaaaaggggggCGCAACAGATCAATCAAATGTAACAAAAAGGAATAGCTAATTTAGAGAATGTGAGTTGAAATTAGAAAGTAAACTAGTGAAAAATATGATGAAAGCAAAATAGAATTGATGATAAGGTAAATATATTATTCGGAAAAGGGTCAATAATATCCCTTTTAGTATTAAATATTGTTTAAAATTATCCTTCATTACTATTCAATCAAAAATACCCCTACCGTCTTACTACTAAACAAATATACCCCCAAATTAACGGAGGGGCCATGTGGCAGCATTTAAGATAATTGGTCCATctgatattatttttaaattggaCCCAATCCAATACCCGCTACCCGACTTAAAAATTAGACCCAGTTAAGGATTAACAGCACGCTCCTCCTGGATCTACTTGCGGAGCTCCTCCATCTTCTCCTATTCGGCCTCATTCTTTTGCTCTGCTTTCCATCCATTTTCAGTGTTCTGAAGACTCGTCGTGTGCCATCCCTTCTTATTCAAAAACTTAAACACCATCGGAATCTTACAAGATTTATAGGGCTTAGACTGTGAGATAGAGAATTTCTCTCTTGCTTATATGTAATACCTGCACATCACAGAAACCAAATAGGAGAATAAATCAGAATGCAAATAAGTAGATTTAGTTAGGATTTCTGACACACTCAAAATTCATTGATTCCAAATTCTTATGTTTCTTctttaaataaatagaaaaaaatcgCAGAATATTTATTAGTAATAGTTCAAGGGGATATTAGTACCCAACAAAACCTTGAAGCAATTACAACATCGAAATCAAATAAGCACGAAGAATTAACtttgacaaaataaaaaaaatggcttgaggATTTCCATATGCAGTAAGAGTAGatcgaaaaaaaagagaaggaattaATACCTAATTTTACCAATTAAGGAACAACTTTAATTAGGGTTCTAGGGAGAGTCGATAGAAAGAGAGTTAAAGAAAGGAGATCTACAGCTTGATTCGGGGGAGAAGGAGATCGTTGTAGCTCGCCGTCGGAGTATTGGCAGCCTCGCAATACTGGTTCAATTGGTTCGAAAAAATGTGATCGCAATTGGCAGACACATCCCCACGAGCgaaaaaattagggtttaggttGTTAATCCTTACGCGGGTCAATTTTTTTAGATCGGGTCAAGTTCAATTTGAAAATAATATCGGATGGACCGATTGTCTTAAATGCCGCCACGTGGCCCTCCGTTAACTTGGGGTATATTTGTTCAATAGTAAAATGGTAGgagtatttgtttttattttaaaataaatagtaTAATGGAGGATAATTTTAAACAATATTCAATAGTAAAGAGATATTTTTGACCCTTTATCGTATATTATTTAATTTAGCAAGAGAAATTTTTTATTCTATTAACACATTCAATTCTATCTCtaccaaatttaaaatttaaatagtttattaataattatataattataaattacATACATATTATACAATAATATAATAGTAATTTATATttcggaaaagggccaaatatacctttCTACTATAAGAAAAGGTTTAAATATACCCTTAGTTATACTTTCGGTCTATATATACCCCTACCGtaatactattggttcaaatatacccctcttctGTTAAGTTTGTCCAAGGTGAACATCCAATCTTACGTGACACTTacatttgatgaggtggatgccaTGTGGCAAAAAATCTTCGCTCGATGATTATTTAGTTTCTCCTGTTACCTTGtttcggaaaattttattttgtgtctcatacaactaacATTAGTTGTATGAGACAACTTTTTTATCTCACAGTTTTGTGGACCCAAAAGTGTAAGATTGAGGTCCACAAATTTATAAGATAAAAATgagcctcatacaactagtgtaagttgtatgagacacaaaataaaacttccccTTGTTTCAAAGCTAGTGTCACCTCAACACCCCTAACCCATTTTATCCCTCCCCTATATTTGATTTTCCACCgctaaaatatttaataatattatttatacaataatataatatatgtatGTAATTTATATTTTGGGGCTAAAGGCAAGGGCTTCACTTGCCTTACCTAGAGCCGCCCTTGTCTTTTTTGCAATCTAGTCGCAGTCATGCTCGCTGCTAGACTTTTCGGGAGGACATTCTTGGCGGCGGCAAAATCAGAGAGTTCAGTCGCTGCAGCTACTGCTTCTTCTGCTACTTCTAGAACCCTTAATCCACTCGAGCAGTTCTTTGAAGTTGATAGAACCCCAGAGGACGATAAGCCTGTTGTCTATGGTAAATTCCCTTCCATTTTCTCCTCTGAAATTGGTTGATGGCATAATTGGTTATACCTCTATTAAAATGATCAGTATTACTTTCTGCTTCTGTAACGCATGTAAGATCAAAGTACAGTTATTGGTCTTTAAAAAGGGGTTATTTGTTCTGCTGGTATGCAAACAAGTGAAATGAGTTAAGTATAGCATATCAAATGGATGGGCTACCCATAGGTCCAGCCTAGTTGATTCCTTTTTCGTTTTCTCTCCACTATCCTTTGACATTTGTTTGTTAGTTCTTTGGACGGGGAAAGCTACTGCAAAAATAAATGTGTAACTGAACGAATTAGTTGTTCTGCAAGTGCTAAACACTAAACTGCTGCAATGTAGTGGAAGAGCGTCTGCAACTTTTGATTTTTGTTGCTGATAGATGATCTCGAGATACTTACCTCTTGGCCAAAATTCACTGAGATGACATCCGCAAATGAACTATGTTTTGTGAATTGAAACCATGCATCAGGAATACCACCTTTCAGATGCTTTAAAGAAGCTACACAACCTGAAGTCAGCTAGTCCAGAAAGTGAAAGTCTAGTTGTGAAGATTTAAGATCATAGCATGCCAGatgtttaaaaagaaaaaaggaatttctggtttcaaaattcaaatcaaagtaaAAGGTACTCACTCGGTGACGTAAGTTGTGTACAAGCAATGTATTTTTTCGTTGTTGGGAAAATGAACACTATTTTGACTCAAGGGAAGCACAACAACTCTAATAAGAATATTTGCTCCACTTCTAGGGTTAGAAGGTAAGTAGCTAATAAGTTGGTGCAAAATTTTTCAGGGCTTTGAACTTTCTCAAAAATTATCAGGGCTTTGAATATGCTTTTGTATTAAGAAGTGATGAATTGGTGTGTGATCTTAGATTGTACCTGTACATTACCACAATATGACACACTCATTTTGCCATCTCTGTTTTAGATACAAAAAGGTCCTCGTCCAGAGCATCACTGTATAGTGTCTCAATAACAAAGTGATGTTCTTTCTTTGActctaattttattttatatctggAGTATCAAATGAATAACGTGTAAACATGCATAATTGTGAATCCTATAGCATTTATCCAAATTGTATCCACTATCTTTTTAATCTTTTCTTTCATTCTAAATGTCCTTTTACATGAACCTTTATACCTCAATTCTTGAGTTTTTAACTCAAAACATCTCCAATGTTTGCTCGTAACTGTAAATACATCCTTAATGTATCCTTGTTAACAGACGTCCAAAAACCAACAGCTGTCTTTGCAGCATTTACTGCATTTCTCTTCCTTCTCCGTGATGGTGCTTTTAAATAGTCTtgcttatttttgcatttttgtctTCTGGAATATATTTGAATTTAAAGTTTGGTCTTGTGTTGTTAATAAGAAGATTGTTTATGTAACTGTCAATGCACTGCTAATGGTTCTCTGCTTCTATTGTTAAATGTTTTCTCTGAGTTGATTCCATGCTTGAGTTGCAGTTCAATTCTCTGCATTGTTAGAGCATTTTTTTCCTACTGATACATGGATTGCTCACTCCTTCAAAAGTCACATACCAACAAAGCATCTAATCCTAAAAACCCAGTGAAAGAAATCAAACAAGACATGCtcatttttttgcctttttttcttCTTGCACAGTGTTTGCTCACccagttttttaaaaaaagtgcGCTAATGccattttctttccaaaaaatataaaaaaatcacaTCATGAGCATTTTCTCAGTTGCAACGCACCAATGGCTTTGTATTATTGATGCATCACAGTGTAACTTGATTAAATTCAATGATCCAAGATGAGttatagaaagaaaaagaaataattagaCCCACTTGAGAGCTTGAATGGGCGAGATATACTACAATTTGGGTTTGAAGGATTCAATATAATGTTAGATGTTATTAATTTCCGTTGTCATTCTTATGGTGCTTCTGCTAGCTCCTCCTTTGAGTATTAGCTAGGCTAATGTCACACTTGAAGGTCGGTGGCTAGAAACAAATGTTTTTAAGGGATATATGGGTGATTCCAGAGGGTCTGGAGCTTGGAGGCCGCCATGGAAGAGAGCTTGAGTTTTTTATTTTGTCCCAGTGCATCTCTCATTGCTCTATGGGATTGCTCCCCTATTAAAACCAGTTTGGGAAAGAAATTGGGATGCAAAAATTAAGAAAGCCTAAGAGCTGAGGCTGAGATAAACAAGTACATGAGATTCGGAAATACTCACATGAAAGTCGATTATGTTGTTGGTGTAATTGAGGCTTATTTTTACAAATTGAGGAAGAAATGGAACCATGCTTGTTACAAGGAAGAGGCTCCAGCATGTGACAAGTTGGTTTCTGTTAGTATTAGCAAGGTTGTCAACATTTGGGCAGaaatggtttatttttttaacacCAGGGATGTTTTCTGTTAACATGCATTAAGGATGTACTTACGAGCAAACATTAGGGGTGTTTTGACTTTTGAGCTAAAAACTCCTTAATTCTATGTAAAGATTAGGGATCTTTCATTGTGTTTCAGTGGTGGCTATTTCATTGTTGAAAATTAACCTATCAAAAAAAATTACTGATGAAGGTTGTTTCTCTGTTGGAGTAGTTGGTTATTTACGAATTTGCATCCTGCTTATCAGCTTATGATTTAGTTGCATGCCAAGTTAGGATAAAGTAGCCAAATAGTTCTGATAAAAAAAATGATTATGTTACCCAAATAGTTATCCTCACTGTGGAGGAGAGGTTGAAGCTCATTATCCTATGTGGTTTCAGTGGCATTCGTGCCtcaaatgcttaaaggtattctaGTTAAATGCACACTAGCGACTGAGGTTCTGTATGCTGAGTGACCGGCTGGTTAAATAAGGGAACGTTTGGTTGCAAAATGCAAAGCGGGATATCCAGGGATTAATCCTGGGATTGTTATCCCACATCCAATGTAGGATAGCTACTACCACCATTTTGGTATAAAATTTCTACCAGTATTAGCTAATACCGATAACCAAACATGAGATAAATATTATTccaaattctattccgggattaTAATCCCTTAAGTTTATGCTTGTGCCATTGATCTATATATATCTAGCGGGATAAAGTCTGAAGTTTTAAAATGATAACCAGGTCGAGGTTGGAAGGCTTCTGAACTGCGTCTGAAGTCTTGGGATGATCTTCAGAAGCTATGGTATGTTCTTATGAAGGAGAAGAACATGTTGATGACTCAACGCCAGATGCTTAATGCTCAGAACCTGCGATTTCCTAATCCAGAGCGTATTTCCAAGGTAAAGTCAGTTTCTTTAATAAGCTCCTTTTCATAGTTTTGATTTTGTTCTCAACTGTCAAACATTTATTTACCGTTTACTTCTTCTAAATAGGATGTATCAACTAGTCTCTTCACCTATTTCTGAAGTAAATGTCCGAACTCTTCGTATACATATAAGTGTTCACTTAATTGGATTTGCTTGTTAAGACAATACTCTAATTGCCAGGTAGAAGTAGAATTTATATGCAATATAGGTAGAATTTTTTTCTAGATTTCCAGAACATAACATGTGCCCAAGATTGTCTGTGTTCTACAATGTGGGGCAAATTTCTAGGGGGGCACATTTCTTTGATCCACGGTCCTCTGTAAGCATATGTAGTCCTCTAGATACAGAGCATATGATAGAATTGCTTTTTTGGGAATGCCAGAGCTTTTGGTGACAGTTTGTTCTCTCAAATTAATTGATTATCCACATATTCTCTGCTGCACTCTATTGTTTTTTCTGAGAACACAAGTTTTCCTCTGTAATCTTGTAAATTTATTGGTGGCTTGAATTTCGAGGAACAAGAATCAACAAGCCTATATATCCGCAGAGAGTCTGGAACATATAGTTCAAGAAAAGTTGAAGATTACATTTCAGTGAAGTACTGAAGCATAGAGCAGATCTTTTTAACAGTTCAGAATATCTGTAATGTTAGATATGGAAAAGGGTCGGATATACCCGTGTACTAACGCATATTGTCCAATCCTATTCCCCGTTATAAAAATAGCCCTGACGGAAATGACACGTGGCACACTCTGAATGAATGACCCAACCTACCGCTAAAAAAACCTCATACCCACCCCACCCGTTTccctttctttaatttttaaccAAACCCCTCTTAGCCA belongs to Nicotiana tabacum cultivar K326 chromosome 6, ASM71507v2, whole genome shotgun sequence and includes:
- the LOC107791991 gene encoding uncharacterized protein LOC107791991; translated protein: MLAARLFGRTFLAAAKSESSVAAATASSATSRTLNPLEQFFEVDRTPEDDKPVVYGRGWKASELRLKSWDDLQKLWYVLMKEKNMLMTQRQMLNAQNLRFPNPERISKVRKSMCRIKHVLTERAIDEADPRRSTEMKRMINAL